The Synchiropus splendidus isolate RoL2022-P1 chromosome 11, RoL_Sspl_1.0, whole genome shotgun sequence genome contains a region encoding:
- the LOC128766948 gene encoding protocadherin alpha-8-like codes for METNRRMGVFGFSWSFFLLAALFLDGKRALAELRYSVPEEVKESTIVGNVAKDLGLDISSLVARRFRVVSESEDAFFEVNPHNGELYVRKRIDRDGFCQGRESCLIELKIIVENPLEIHYAVVEITDINDHAPVFPEKLQTFEIGEHTLPGRRIQLHAANDPDAGINSIRTYTLTSNENFEINIRQSDSEKIPFLVLKNSLDREKKDKHSLLVTAFDGGKPPKSGRLNVSIIVLDSNDNRPTFSQDVYQIAIQENLPVGTQIMKLNATDFDEGINGEFEYSFGKALKRKMYDIFDLDKVSGEIKIKGTIDFEENELFGLDIEAMDKGPNPMIGECRVMIKVVDMNDNAPEIEVTSLSERVQEDSKPGTVVSLIKVKDKDSGLNGKIILQITNNVPFELKPSYKENTYSVVTKTVLDREDVSQYEIILKATDCGEPPLSSFKTLNIQISDVNDNSPHFQQNPLDFYLSENNLAGASVFSVSATDNDLNENAAVSYHIVREGRKNDLLSFLNINSDNGHISALKSFDFETVKSFQFQVVATDSGSPSLSSNVTVNVFILDQNDNPPVILYPVNSNGSAEGVEEIPRNVNAGHLVTKVRAYDADVGYNGWLLFSLQQVSDHSLFGLDRYTGQIRTLRSFTETDEAEHKLVILVKDNGNVSLSATATVLVKVVEPKEAFAASDVKSSAKVDEDTDVTFYLMITLGSVSVLFIISIIVLIAMQCSKSTDYTSKYLQETNYDGTLCHSIQYRSGDKRYMLVGPRMSIGSTIVPGSHANTLVLPDRRRTSEEVGSVVTYVGYLLMFSDHGAEMVSKCCLVVLSK; via the coding sequence ATGGAGACAAATAGACGAATGGGAGTATTTGGATTCTCCTGGAGCTTCTTTCTCTTGGCTGCATTGTTTCTCGATGGAAAACGGGCTCTGGCTGAACTGCGCTACTCTGTTCCCGAGGAGGTGAAGGAATCAACCATTGTGGGAAATGTGGCCAAGGATCTGGGTCTCGATATCAGCTCTCTGGTTGCTCGACGGTTCCGTGTTGTTTCTGAGTCCGAGGACGCGTTTTTTGAGGTAAACCCGCACAATGGAGAATTGTACGTCCGTAAGAGAATAGACAGAGACGGCTTCTGTCAGGGGAGGGAGTCTTGCTTGATCGAGCTCAAGATCATCGTAGAAAACCCGTTGGAAATTCACTATGCGGTTGTGGAAATTACTGATATTAATGATCACGCCCCCGTGTTTCCAGAAAAACTGCAAACATTTGAGATCGGGGAGCACACACTTCCGGGGAGGCGAATCCAGCTACACGCAGCAAACGACCCTGACGCCGGAATTAATTCCATTCGCACGTACACGCTGACATCTAACGAAAATTTTGAGATAAACATTCGTCAGAGTGATTCAGAAAAAATACCGTTTCTTGTCTTGAAAAATTCGttagacagagagaagaaagacaaaCATTCCCTCTTAGTTACAGCATTTGATGGAGGCAAACCTCCCAAATCTGGACGCTTAAATGTCTCAATCATTGTTCTCGACAGTAATGATAACAGACCCACATTCAGTCAGGATGTTTACCAAATTGCTATCCAAGAGAATCTGCCGGTTGGAACACAAATCATGAAATTGAATGCTACTGATTTTGATGAGGGAATTAATGGAGAGTTTGAATATAGTTTTGGAAAAGCACTGAAGCGAAAAATGTATGATATATTTGACTTGGACAAAGTTTCAGgcgaaataaaaataaaaggcacCATAGACTttgaagaaaatgaattatttggATTGGACATAGAAGCGATGGACAAAGGACCGAATCCAATGATAGGAGAATGTAGAGTGATGATAAAGGTTGTTGACATGAATGATAATGCACCAGAAATAGAGGTGACGTCACTGTCAGAAAGAGTTCAGGAAGATTCCAAACCAGGAACAGTTGTTTCTCTCATCAAAGTGAAAGATAAAGATTCTGGCCTAAATGGGAAAATAATCCTACAAATAACTAACAATGTACCGTTTGAGTTAAAACCCTCTTATAAGGAAAACACATATTCAGTAGTTACAAAAACAGTTCTGGACAGAGAGGACGTGTCTCAGTATGAGATCATACTAAAAGCCACAGACTGTGGTGAACCTCCTTTGTCTTCTTTTAAAACCCTCAACATCCAGATATCAGATGTGAATGACAACAGTCCACATTTCCAACAAAACCCACTGGACTTTTATCTGTCAGAAAATAACCTGGCTGGAGCGTCAGTGTTCTCTGTGAGCGCAACTGATAATGATCTGAACGAGAACGCGGCTGTTTCCTATCATATAGTGAGAGAAGGACGTAAGAACGACCTGCTGTCTTTCCTGAACATCAACTCAGACAACGGACACATTTCTGCTCTGAAAAGCTTTGACTTTGAGACGGTGAAGAGTTTCCAGTTCCAAGTTGTGGCCACAGATTCTGGAAGTCCGTCACTGAGCAGCAACGTGACAGTGAACGTGTTCATCCTGGAtcagaacgacaaccctccaGTCATCCTGTATCCAGTCAACTCCAACGGTTCtgctgaaggtgtggaggagatTCCCCGCAATGTGAACGCAGGACACTTGGTGACTAAAGTCAGAGCTTATGACGCTGATGTAGGTTACAACGGCTGgttactgttttcactgcagcaagTTTCTGACCACAGCCTCTTTGGTTTGGACCGCTATACGGGACAGATCAGAACTCTCCGCTCGTTCACCGAGACAGACGAGGCGGAACATAAACTGGTCATACTGGTCAAAGACAATGGGAACGTGTCTCTCTCAGCAACAGCTACTGTGCTGGTCAAAGTTGTGGAGCCCAAAGAGGCttttgctgcttctgatgtGAAAAGCTCAGCAAAGGTGGATGAAGACACGGATGTGACTTTTTACCTGATGATCACTTTGGGCTCAGTTTCAGTCcttttcatcatcagcatcatcgtgTTGATCGCAATGCAGTGCTCCAAATCCACAGACTACACTTCTAAATATCTCCAAGAGACCAACTATGATGGAACTCTGTGCCACAGCATCCAGTACAGATCTGGAGACAAGCGCTACATGCTAGTTGGACCCAGAATGAGTATTGGATCTACTATAGTTCCTGGCAGCCATGCCAACACTCTGGTGCTGCCTGACAGGAGGAGGACCTCTGAAGAGGTAGGATCTGTGGTCACTTATGTTGGATATTTACTCATGTTCTCTgaccatggtgctgaaatggTCAGCAAATGCTGCTTAGTGGTTCTTTCGAAGTAA
- the LOC128766949 gene encoding protocadherin alpha-8-like, which produces MEMGHQTALRSSWSFFLLAALFLDGKRALAELRYSVPEEVTESTIVGNVAKDLGLDISSLVARRFRVVSESEDAFFEVNPHNGELYVRKRIDRDGFCQGRESCLIELKIIVENPLEIHYVVVEITDINDHSPTFSETQQIFELGELTLPGTRFQLHAASDADAGTNSVRTYSMTPNEHFELNIRQRDVSKTPFIVLKKPLDREKKDTHSLIVTAFDGGKPQRSGTLNVSIVVLDNNDNRPTFSQDVYHVEIKENMAVGAAIFKLNATDPDDGLNGILEYRFGKTSSKGIHDIFLLDKTSGEITLKGNIDFEENREYELDIEASDKGNPPLTGECRAIIKIRDVNDNPPEIEVTSLSSSATEDSKPGTVISLIKVKDKDSGVNGKIILQITNDVPFELKPSYKENTYSVVTKTVLDREEVSQYEIILKATDCGEPPLSSFKTLNIQISDVNDNSPHFQQNPLDFYLLENNLAGASVFSVSATDNDLNENAAVSYHIVREGSKNDLLSFLNINSENGDISALKSFDFETVKSFQFQVVATDSGSPSLSSNVTVNVFILDQNDNPPVILYPVNSNGSAEGVEEIPRNVNAGHLVTKVRAYDADVGYNGWLLFSLQQVSDHSLFGLDRYTGQIRTLRSFTETDEAEHKLVILVKDNGNVSLSATATVLVKVVEPKEAFAASDVKSSAKVDEDTDVTFYLMITLGSVSVLFIISIIVLIAMQCSKSTDYTSKYLQETNYDGTLCHSIQYRSGDKRYMLVGPRMSIGSTIVPGSHANTLVLPDRRRTSEEVGSVVTYVGYLLMFSDHGAEMVSKCCLVVLSK; this is translated from the coding sequence ATGGAGATGGGACACCAAACCGCTCTGCGAAGCTCCTGGAGCTTCTTCCTCTTGGCTGCATTGTTTCTCGATGGAAAACGGGCTCTGGCTGAACTGCGCTACTCTGTTCCCGAGGAGGTGACGGAATCAACGATTGTGGGAAATGTGGCCAAGGATCTGGGTCTCGATATCAGCTCTCTGGTTGCTCGACGGTTCCGTGTTGTTTCTGAGTCCGAGGACGCGTTTTTTGAGGTAAACCCGCACAATGGAGAATTGTACGTCCGTAAGAGAATAGACAGAGACGGCTTCTGTCAGGGGAGGGAGTCTTGCTTGATCGAGCTCAAGATCATCGTAGAAAACCCGTTAGAAATTCACTATGTGGTTGTGGAAATTACTGATATTAATGATCACTCACCCACATTTTCTGAGACACAGCAAATATTTGAATTAGGTGAACTCACCTTGCCAGGGACTCGGTTTCAATTACACGCAGCGAGTGACGCCGATGCTGGAACGAATTCTGTCCGTACTTACTCTATGACGCCAAATGAACATTTTGAACTCAATATAAGGCAACGAGATGTGAGTAAAACCCCGTTCATTGTGTTAAAAAAACCGTTAGACCGAGAAAAGAAGGATACACACTCCCTCATTGTGACTGCATTCGACGGAGGAAAACCTCAGAGATCAGGAACATTAAATGTTTCTATCGTTGTTCTGGACAACAATGACAATCGGCCCACATTCAGTCAGGATGTCTACCAtgtagaaataaaagaaaacatggcTGTTGGTGCTGCCATTTTCAAGCTGAATGCTACTGATCCAGACGATGGATTAAATGGGATATTAGAATATCGATTTGGAAAAACATCAAGTAAAGGGATCCACGATATTTTTCTGTTAGATAAAACAAGTGGAGAGATAACATTAAAGGGAAACATTGACTTTGAAGAAAACAGGGAATACGAATTGGACATTGAAGCATCGGATAAAGGAAATCCTCCATTGACTGGGGAGTGTAgagcaataataaaaatcagAGACGTTAATGACAATCCACCAGAAATAGAGGTGACGTCACTATCCAGCAGTGCTACAGAAGATTCCAAACCAGGAACAGTCATTTCCCTCATCAAAGTGAAAGATAAAGATTCTGGTGTTAATGGGAAAATAATACTACAAATAACTAATGACGTACCGTTTGAGTTAAAACCCTCTTATAAGGAAAACACATATTCAGTCGTTACAAAAACAGTTCTGGACAGAGAGGAAGTGTCTCAGTATGAGATCATACTAAAAGCCACAGACTGTGGTGAACCTCCTTTGTCTTCTTTTAAAACCCTCAACATCCAGATATCAGATGTGAATGACAACAGTCCACATTTCCAACAAAACCCACTGGACTTTTATCTGTTAGAAAATAACCTGGCTGGAGCGTCAGTGTTCTCTGTGAGCGCAACTGATAATGATCTGAATGAGAACGCGGCTGTTTCCTATCATATAGTGAGAGAAGGAAGTAAGAACGACCTGCTGTCTTTCCTGAACATCAACTCAGAAAATGGAGACATTTCTGCTCTGAAAAGCTTTGACTTTGAGACGGTGAAGAGTTTCCAGTTCCAAGTTGTGGCCACAGATTCTGGAAGTCCGTCACTGAGCAGCAACGTGACAGTGAACGTGTTCATCCTGGAtcagaacgacaaccctccaGTCATCCTGTATCCAGTCAACTCCAACGGTTCtgctgaaggtgtggaggagatTCCCCGCAATGTGAACGCAGGACACTTGGTGACTAAAGTCAGAGCTTATGACGCTGATGTAGGTTACAACGGCTGgttactgttttcactgcagcaagTTTCTGACCACAGCCTCTTTGGTTTGGACCGCTATACGGGACAGATCAGAACTCTCCGCTCGTTCACCGAGACAGACGAGGCGGAACATAAACTGGTCATACTGGTCAAAGACAATGGGAACGTGTCTCTCTCAGCAACAGCTACTGTGCTGGTCAAAGTTGTGGAGCCCAAAGAGGCttttgctgcttctgatgtGAAAAGCTCAGCAAAGGTGGATGAAGACACGGATGTGACTTTTTACCTGATGATCACTTTGGGCTCAGTTTCAGTCcttttcatcatcagcatcatcgtgTTGATCGCAATGCAGTGCTCCAAATCCACAGACTACACTTCTAAATATCTCCAAGAGACCAACTATGATGGAACTCTGTGCCACAGCATCCAGTACAGATCTGGAGACAAGCGCTACATGCTAGTTGGACCCAGAATGAGTATTGGATCTACTATAGTTCCTGGCAGCCATGCCAACACTCTGGTGCTGCCTGACAGGAGGAGGACCTCTGAAGAGGTAGGATCTGTGGTCACTTATGTTGGATATTTACTCATGTTCTCTgaccatggtgctgaaatggTCAGCAAATGCTGCTTAGTGGTTCTTTCGAAGTAA